The following coding sequences are from one Peromyscus eremicus chromosome X, PerEre_H2_v1, whole genome shotgun sequence window:
- the Ftsj1 gene encoding putative tRNA (cytidine(32)/guanosine(34)-2'-O)-methyltransferase isoform X1, protein MGRTSKDKRDVYYRLAKENGWRARSAFKLLQLDEEFQLFQGVKRAVDLCAAPGSWSQVLSQKVRGQSSGQVVAVDLQAMAPLAGVIQIQGDITQLSTAKEIIKHFEGCPADLVVCDGAPDVTGLHDVDEYMQAQLLLAALNIATHVLKLGGCFVAKIFRGRDVSLLYSQLRVFFSSVLCAKPKSSRNSSIEAFAVCRGYDPPEGFIPDLTRPLLDHSYDLDFNQLDGPTRIIVPFVTCGDLSAYDSDRSYPLDLEDGSEYKYTPPTQPPISPPYQEACKLKKNGQLAKEVLPQDCSINRINKLPQPLTVPHCLTLLADKQVEDNEMNCSS, encoded by the exons ATGGGACGGACGTCAAAGGATAAACGGGATGTCTACTACCGCCTGGCCAAGGAGAATGGCTGGCGGGCCCGGAGTGCCTTCAAGCTACTTCAACTGGATGAGGAATTTCAACTCTTCCAAG gtgtgaaACGAGCAGTTGACCTGTGTGCAGCCCCAGGCAGCTGGAGCCAGGTGCTGAGCCAGAAGGTTAG GGGCCAGAGTTCCGGTCAGGTGGTGGCTGTGGACTTGCAGGCTATGGCTCCACTCGCAGGCGTGATACAGATACAGGGGGACATCACTCAG CTTTCCACTGCCAAGGAGATCATCAAGCACTTTGAGGGCTGCCCTGCCGACCTAGTAGTGTGTGACGGGGCTCCTGATG TCACTGGCCTCCATGATGTCGATGAGTACATGCAGGCCCAGCTCCTGCTAGCT GCTCTCAACATTGCTACGCATGTTTTGAAGCTAGGGGGCTGCTTTGTAGCCAAG ATATTCCGAGGCCGGGATGTATCTCTTCTCTACAGCCAGCTTCGTGTCTTCTTCTCCAGTGTGCTGTGTGCCAAGCCCAAGAGCAGCCGGAACTCCAGCATTG AGGCCTTTGCTGTTTGCCGGGGTTATGACCCTCCTGAGGGCTTCATTCCAGACCTGACCAGACCCCTGCTGGACCACTCGTACG ACTTAGATTTCAACCAGCTGGATGGTCCCACCCGTATTATTGTGCCCTTTGTGACCTGTGGGGACCTCAGCGCCTACGATTCGGATCGCAGTTACCCTCTGGAT CTAGAAGATGGCTCCGAGTACAAATATACTCCGCCCACACAGCCCCCCATCTCACCCCCATACCAGGAGGCCTGCAAGTtgaagaagaatggacagctggcCAAGGAGGTCCTCCCCCAAGACTGCTCCATCAACAGAATAAACAAGTTGCCCCAGCCTCTGACTGTTCCTCATTGTCTTACTCTGCTAGCCGACAAG cagGTGGAAGACAATGAAATGAATTGTTCATCTTAA
- the Ftsj1 gene encoding putative tRNA (cytidine(32)/guanosine(34)-2'-O)-methyltransferase isoform X3 translates to MGRTSKDKRDVYYRLAKENGWRARSAFKLLQLDEEFQLFQGVKRAVDLCAAPGSWSQVLSQKVRGQSSGQVVAVDLQAMAPLAGVIQIQGDITQLSTAKEIIKHFEGCPADLVVCDGAPDVTGLHDVDEYMQAQLLLAALNIATHVLKLGGCFVAKIFRGRDVSLLYSQLRVFFSSVLCAKPKSSRNSSIEAFAVCRGYDPPEGFIPDLTRPLLDHSYDFNQLDGPTRIIVPFVTCGDLSAYDSDRSYPLDLEDGSEYKYTPPTQPPISPPYQEACKLKKNGQLAKEVLPQDCSINRINKLPQPLTVPHCLTLLADKQVEDNEMNCSS, encoded by the exons ATGGGACGGACGTCAAAGGATAAACGGGATGTCTACTACCGCCTGGCCAAGGAGAATGGCTGGCGGGCCCGGAGTGCCTTCAAGCTACTTCAACTGGATGAGGAATTTCAACTCTTCCAAG gtgtgaaACGAGCAGTTGACCTGTGTGCAGCCCCAGGCAGCTGGAGCCAGGTGCTGAGCCAGAAGGTTAG GGGCCAGAGTTCCGGTCAGGTGGTGGCTGTGGACTTGCAGGCTATGGCTCCACTCGCAGGCGTGATACAGATACAGGGGGACATCACTCAG CTTTCCACTGCCAAGGAGATCATCAAGCACTTTGAGGGCTGCCCTGCCGACCTAGTAGTGTGTGACGGGGCTCCTGATG TCACTGGCCTCCATGATGTCGATGAGTACATGCAGGCCCAGCTCCTGCTAGCT GCTCTCAACATTGCTACGCATGTTTTGAAGCTAGGGGGCTGCTTTGTAGCCAAG ATATTCCGAGGCCGGGATGTATCTCTTCTCTACAGCCAGCTTCGTGTCTTCTTCTCCAGTGTGCTGTGTGCCAAGCCCAAGAGCAGCCGGAACTCCAGCATTG AGGCCTTTGCTGTTTGCCGGGGTTATGACCCTCCTGAGGGCTTCATTCCAGACCTGACCAGACCCCTGCTGGACCACTCGTACG ATTTCAACCAGCTGGATGGTCCCACCCGTATTATTGTGCCCTTTGTGACCTGTGGGGACCTCAGCGCCTACGATTCGGATCGCAGTTACCCTCTGGAT CTAGAAGATGGCTCCGAGTACAAATATACTCCGCCCACACAGCCCCCCATCTCACCCCCATACCAGGAGGCCTGCAAGTtgaagaagaatggacagctggcCAAGGAGGTCCTCCCCCAAGACTGCTCCATCAACAGAATAAACAAGTTGCCCCAGCCTCTGACTGTTCCTCATTGTCTTACTCTGCTAGCCGACAAG cagGTGGAAGACAATGAAATGAATTGTTCATCTTAA
- the Ftsj1 gene encoding putative tRNA (cytidine(32)/guanosine(34)-2'-O)-methyltransferase isoform X4 — protein MGRTSKDKRDVYYRLAKENGWRARSAFKLLQLDEEFQLFQGVKRAVDLCAAPGSWSQVLSQKVRGQSSGQVVAVDLQAMAPLAGVIQIQGDITQLSTAKEIIKHFEGCPADLVVCDGAPDVTGLHDVDEYMQAQLLLAALNIATHVLKLGGCFVAKIFRGRDVSLLYSQLRVFFSSVLCAKPKSSRNSSIEAFAVCRGYDPPEGFIPDLTRPLLDHSYDFNQLDGPTRIIVPFVTCGDLSAYDSDRSYPLDLEDGSEYKYTPPTQPPISPPYQEACKLKKNGQLAKEVLPQDCSINRINKLPQPLTVPHCLTLLADKVEDNEMNCSS, from the exons ATGGGACGGACGTCAAAGGATAAACGGGATGTCTACTACCGCCTGGCCAAGGAGAATGGCTGGCGGGCCCGGAGTGCCTTCAAGCTACTTCAACTGGATGAGGAATTTCAACTCTTCCAAG gtgtgaaACGAGCAGTTGACCTGTGTGCAGCCCCAGGCAGCTGGAGCCAGGTGCTGAGCCAGAAGGTTAG GGGCCAGAGTTCCGGTCAGGTGGTGGCTGTGGACTTGCAGGCTATGGCTCCACTCGCAGGCGTGATACAGATACAGGGGGACATCACTCAG CTTTCCACTGCCAAGGAGATCATCAAGCACTTTGAGGGCTGCCCTGCCGACCTAGTAGTGTGTGACGGGGCTCCTGATG TCACTGGCCTCCATGATGTCGATGAGTACATGCAGGCCCAGCTCCTGCTAGCT GCTCTCAACATTGCTACGCATGTTTTGAAGCTAGGGGGCTGCTTTGTAGCCAAG ATATTCCGAGGCCGGGATGTATCTCTTCTCTACAGCCAGCTTCGTGTCTTCTTCTCCAGTGTGCTGTGTGCCAAGCCCAAGAGCAGCCGGAACTCCAGCATTG AGGCCTTTGCTGTTTGCCGGGGTTATGACCCTCCTGAGGGCTTCATTCCAGACCTGACCAGACCCCTGCTGGACCACTCGTACG ATTTCAACCAGCTGGATGGTCCCACCCGTATTATTGTGCCCTTTGTGACCTGTGGGGACCTCAGCGCCTACGATTCGGATCGCAGTTACCCTCTGGAT CTAGAAGATGGCTCCGAGTACAAATATACTCCGCCCACACAGCCCCCCATCTCACCCCCATACCAGGAGGCCTGCAAGTtgaagaagaatggacagctggcCAAGGAGGTCCTCCCCCAAGACTGCTCCATCAACAGAATAAACAAGTTGCCCCAGCCTCTGACTGTTCCTCATTGTCTTACTCTGCTAGCCGACAAG GTGGAAGACAATGAAATGAATTGTTCATCTTAA
- the Ftsj1 gene encoding putative tRNA (cytidine(32)/guanosine(34)-2'-O)-methyltransferase isoform X2 — MGRTSKDKRDVYYRLAKENGWRARSAFKLLQLDEEFQLFQGVKRAVDLCAAPGSWSQVLSQKVRGQSSGQVVAVDLQAMAPLAGVIQIQGDITQLSTAKEIIKHFEGCPADLVVCDGAPDVTGLHDVDEYMQAQLLLAALNIATHVLKLGGCFVAKIFRGRDVSLLYSQLRVFFSSVLCAKPKSSRNSSIEAFAVCRGYDPPEGFIPDLTRPLLDHSYDLDFNQLDGPTRIIVPFVTCGDLSAYDSDRSYPLDLEDGSEYKYTPPTQPPISPPYQEACKLKKNGQLAKEVLPQDCSINRINKLPQPLTVPHCLTLLADKVEDNEMNCSS; from the exons ATGGGACGGACGTCAAAGGATAAACGGGATGTCTACTACCGCCTGGCCAAGGAGAATGGCTGGCGGGCCCGGAGTGCCTTCAAGCTACTTCAACTGGATGAGGAATTTCAACTCTTCCAAG gtgtgaaACGAGCAGTTGACCTGTGTGCAGCCCCAGGCAGCTGGAGCCAGGTGCTGAGCCAGAAGGTTAG GGGCCAGAGTTCCGGTCAGGTGGTGGCTGTGGACTTGCAGGCTATGGCTCCACTCGCAGGCGTGATACAGATACAGGGGGACATCACTCAG CTTTCCACTGCCAAGGAGATCATCAAGCACTTTGAGGGCTGCCCTGCCGACCTAGTAGTGTGTGACGGGGCTCCTGATG TCACTGGCCTCCATGATGTCGATGAGTACATGCAGGCCCAGCTCCTGCTAGCT GCTCTCAACATTGCTACGCATGTTTTGAAGCTAGGGGGCTGCTTTGTAGCCAAG ATATTCCGAGGCCGGGATGTATCTCTTCTCTACAGCCAGCTTCGTGTCTTCTTCTCCAGTGTGCTGTGTGCCAAGCCCAAGAGCAGCCGGAACTCCAGCATTG AGGCCTTTGCTGTTTGCCGGGGTTATGACCCTCCTGAGGGCTTCATTCCAGACCTGACCAGACCCCTGCTGGACCACTCGTACG ACTTAGATTTCAACCAGCTGGATGGTCCCACCCGTATTATTGTGCCCTTTGTGACCTGTGGGGACCTCAGCGCCTACGATTCGGATCGCAGTTACCCTCTGGAT CTAGAAGATGGCTCCGAGTACAAATATACTCCGCCCACACAGCCCCCCATCTCACCCCCATACCAGGAGGCCTGCAAGTtgaagaagaatggacagctggcCAAGGAGGTCCTCCCCCAAGACTGCTCCATCAACAGAATAAACAAGTTGCCCCAGCCTCTGACTGTTCCTCATTGTCTTACTCTGCTAGCCGACAAG GTGGAAGACAATGAAATGAATTGTTCATCTTAA